One window of the Magnetococcales bacterium genome contains the following:
- a CDS encoding DNA methyltransferase encodes MIPTIASPLIQRADYTHRYNGRMGRHGWLRLTPAYSVKVVEELLSACPEESLRLLDPFCGTATTALCAASAGHPVTTVDINPFLVWLANTKTAHYSATSIQSARQAGREALVLVKQQSCKPMAEPPIHNISRWWSESGRAFLCRLRPAIEEVTAQNSPERSLLLVAFCRTLISLSNAAFNHQSMSFRDEAPTSEERSPDLSQRFENDVSHVLHGTMPDPVGQARIIQGDARILDHLNERFDRVITSPPYANRMSYIRELRPYMYWLGYLQNGRDAGELDWQAIGGTWGIATSRLADWRPDGNIPMPAWLSPVLGDIAHADNANGRLLANYIAKYAQDMWLHFASLSRVMAANGQAHYIVGNSTFYGHLLPTERLYADMLSELGFCDVAVKPIRKRNSKKELVEYDVSCRKPGVI; translated from the coding sequence ATGATTCCCACCATTGCTTCACCCTTGATCCAGCGGGCGGACTATACCCATCGATACAACGGCAGGATGGGTCGCCATGGCTGGCTGCGGCTCACTCCGGCCTATTCGGTGAAGGTTGTCGAGGAGCTGTTGTCCGCCTGTCCGGAGGAGTCGCTTCGTCTTCTTGACCCCTTCTGCGGCACGGCGACAACGGCATTGTGCGCCGCCTCCGCGGGGCACCCGGTAACCACGGTCGACATCAATCCGTTTCTGGTATGGTTGGCCAACACCAAAACCGCCCACTACAGCGCCACGTCCATTCAGTCCGCTCGTCAGGCGGGTCGCGAGGCCCTTGTTCTGGTGAAGCAACAAAGCTGCAAACCCATGGCGGAACCACCCATCCACAATATTTCCCGCTGGTGGAGCGAGTCGGGCCGGGCCTTTCTCTGCCGTCTTCGGCCCGCCATCGAGGAGGTCACGGCTCAAAATTCCCCGGAACGATCCCTGTTGCTGGTTGCTTTTTGTCGCACGCTGATCTCTTTGTCGAATGCCGCTTTCAACCATCAGTCCATGTCTTTCCGCGATGAGGCCCCGACGTCGGAGGAGAGATCGCCGGATCTGTCGCAACGTTTTGAAAACGATGTGTCCCATGTTCTTCACGGTACGATGCCCGATCCGGTTGGCCAAGCCCGCATCATTCAGGGCGATGCCCGTATCCTGGACCACCTGAATGAACGGTTCGACCGGGTCATAACCTCTCCGCCTTATGCCAACCGCATGTCCTACATCCGAGAACTGCGACCTTATATGTACTGGCTCGGTTATCTGCAAAACGGGCGGGACGCAGGGGAACTCGACTGGCAGGCCATCGGCGGCACCTGGGGTATCGCCACGAGCCGTCTGGCCGATTGGCGGCCCGACGGGAACATCCCGATGCCCGCCTGGCTGTCCCCCGTTCTGGGGGACATTGCCCATGCCGACAATGCCAATGGTCGCCTGCTGGCCAACTACATCGCCAAATATGCCCAGGATATGTGGCTCCACTTTGCCAGCCTGTCACGTGTCATGGCAGCCAACGGTCAGGCCCACTATATCGTCGGCAACTCCACATTCTACGGCCACCTGCTGCCTACCGAACGTCTCTACGCGGATATGCTCTCCGAGCTGGGATTTTGTGATGTTGCCGTTAAGCCGATCCGAAAGCGCAACTCCAAAAAGGAGTTGGTGGAGTACGACGTGTCGTGCCGTAAACCGGGCGTCATTTAA
- a CDS encoding clan AA aspartic protease encodes MEITHVTVRLSNLAADGLPYEADFLVDTGAIDCLVPASRLREAGVREEGRAVYELANGNVVEYTFGFARIGFMGAETVGQVVFGPEGCEPILGVVALENTGIGIDPATRTLERLPAKPIK; translated from the coding sequence ATGGAGATTACTCATGTCACAGTGAGGTTGAGCAATCTGGCGGCGGATGGTTTGCCTTACGAAGCCGATTTTTTGGTGGATACGGGAGCCATCGATTGTCTGGTTCCGGCCTCGCGGCTGCGGGAGGCGGGTGTTCGTGAAGAAGGCCGTGCGGTATACGAGTTGGCCAATGGCAACGTGGTGGAGTATACCTTCGGTTTTGCGAGGATCGGTTTCATGGGCGCGGAGACGGTGGGGCAGGTGGTCTTTGGTCCGGAGGGGTGCGAGCCCATTTTGGGGGTGGTGGCGCTGGAAAATACCGGAATCGGCATCGATCCCGCCACCCGGACCTTGGAACGCCTGCCTGCCAAGCCGATAAAGTAG
- a CDS encoding type II toxin-antitoxin system CcdA family antitoxin: MLKSYEAVFDHGTIRWLDTPPSVGEARLIITVLPDKSPEAPPSPRHSSGWNDDTDVSAQAESLGSNLSRTLEARRTGKQVEQPGNAWKEENKEAIMEYNNRIRAEGLFGDTARLF, from the coding sequence ATGTTGAAGAGTTACGAAGCGGTTTTCGATCACGGCACCATTCGCTGGCTGGACACCCCACCCAGCGTCGGGGAAGCGCGCCTCATCATTACCGTATTGCCTGACAAATCCCCGGAAGCGCCCCCTTCCCCCCGTCACTCTTCAGGGTGGAACGACGATACCGACGTGTCCGCTCAGGCGGAATCTCTCGGCAGCAATCTTTCCCGAACCCTGGAAGCGCGTCGTACCGGGAAGCAGGTTGAACAACCGGGCAATGCCTGGAAAGAAGAGAATAAAGAGGCTATTATGGAATATAATAATCGTATTAGAGCAGAAGGATTGTTTGGAGACACTGCAAGATTATTCTGA
- a CDS encoding CcdB family protein, whose product MAQFDLYKYNKPGSAVEYLLDIQSDLLCDMESRVVIPLYKLKTGQNPIKTLQPLVELPTGLYFLSTSELAAVPGHNLGVKIGSFHQLREEVIAALDRLFTGV is encoded by the coding sequence ATGGCCCAGTTCGATCTCTATAAATATAACAAGCCAGGTAGTGCCGTTGAATATCTACTGGATATTCAAAGCGATTTATTATGCGATATGGAATCACGGGTAGTGATTCCTCTCTACAAGCTCAAAACGGGTCAAAATCCGATCAAAACCCTTCAGCCCTTGGTGGAACTGCCGACTGGACTCTATTTTCTTTCGACTTCGGAATTGGCTGCCGTTCCTGGCCATAATCTGGGCGTGAAAATCGGTTCCTTCCACCAATTGCGTGAAGAAGTCATTGCCGCCCTGGATCGGCTATTCACCGGCGTTTGA
- a CDS encoding nucleotidyltransferase domain-containing protein yields MTPEDHHVATELKIRLDRAAPRALRRLIVFGSRVREQATPESDLDVVALVDELTTDLEQRLDDAAYALMWDLDFQPIISLKVFEENWFETALHDGLPFCRNVAREGLVVI; encoded by the coding sequence GTGACTCCCGAAGACCATCACGTCGCCACGGAACTCAAAATCCGCCTGGACCGGGCAGCGCCTCGGGCCTTGCGTCGCCTGATCGTTTTTGGATCCCGCGTCCGGGAGCAAGCCACCCCCGAATCCGATCTGGATGTGGTGGCCCTGGTCGACGAACTGACCACCGATCTGGAACAACGTCTGGATGATGCCGCTTACGCCTTGATGTGGGATCTCGATTTCCAACCCATCATCTCTCTGAAAGTCTTCGAGGAGAACTGGTTCGAAACGGCATTGCACGATGGTTTGCCCTTTTGCCGCAATGTGGCTCGGGAAGGCCTTGTGGTGATTTAA